The genome window GGAAGGCGTCCCTTATCGGCATGAACTGGGCGTAAAGGTTGTTGTGGCAGACGTAGACGATGGGGAGCTTCCACAGGGTCGCGAGGTTCATCGCCTCGTGGAGGGTACCGCGGTTGGATGCCCCGTCGCCGAAGAAGCAGACGACAACCTGTCCGGCGCCCCTCTTCTTCGCCGCCAGCGCCCACCCCAGTGAAAGGGGAAAGGCGGAGCCTATGGTGCCGGCGCCGCCCAGCATGCCGCGTTCCGGCTCGACGTAGTGGTTGGCGGCGATGCCCAGACACGACCCAGTGCACTTCCCGAAGTGCTCGGCGATGAACTGCCGCGGAGAGCCGCCCTTGCCGATTACGTGAGCGATGCCGTGCCCGCGGTGCTGCGCGTAGACGTAGTCGTCGTCGCGCAGGAACGTGCAGCCGCCGACACCCACCGCCTCTTCGCCCTGGCCGCTATGGAAGAACGAGGCCGTCTTCCCCTCAGCGATCCCCTTCACTATCGTCTCGTCGACACGACGCGCCCGCAGCATGTTCCGGTAAAGGGTGAGAAGCTGTTCTTTGTCCAGTGCCATCTCCCGCTCCTCCTCGGTTCTCGCTTCACGATCAAAGCCGCCGCCGGGATCCGGTTACGGCTTGAGGACTACCTTGATGCACTCGTCCGCGGAG of Dehalococcoidia bacterium contains these proteins:
- a CDS encoding thiamine pyrophosphate-dependent dehydrogenase E1 component subunit alpha, yielding MALDKEQLLTLYRNMLRARRVDETIVKGIAEGKTASFFHSGQGEEAVGVGGCTFLRDDDYVYAQHRGHGIAHVIGKGGSPRQFIAEHFGKCTGSCLGIAANHYVEPERGMLGGAGTIGSAFPLSLGWALAAKKRGAGQVVVCFFGDGASNRGTLHEAMNLATLWKLPIVYVCHNNLYAQFMPIRDAFPREDIADIAATYGIPGVVVDGQDVIAVHEAVQAAVARARAGDGPSLIECKTYRFRAHAEGIPDVSHADPRPPEEIEAWKRRDPIKLFAEKLVRQGVATQEELDRIDAEATAEIQEAERFALESPLPEPSLLDGMLYAG